A genome region from Oryctolagus cuniculus chromosome 20, mOryCun1.1, whole genome shotgun sequence includes the following:
- the LOC100342245 gene encoding disintegrin and metalloproteinase domain-containing protein 20: MTVGGTLIYTRITLPLLLLGVSLSIHGLSQARPSQHFSSPEVVIPSKVTSRGRGAKAPGWLSYRLRIGGQRHIVHMRVKRLLVSTHLPVFTYTEQHGLQEDHPFVLDDCYYHGYVEGASESLVALSSCSGGFQGMLQINDLIYEIKPIRHSSTFEHLVYQVGSDKTESPHMRCGLTEASITRQKELHASYNSTLKQSSNVGWWTHWRFVELGVVVDHVRFLYSQSNVSVVYNEVSHVINIVDEFYYLMQVDITLIGIEIWNKRNPISTSNDLGEVLWDFAVWKDSHLESRLHHDAAHLFIKEVHDQTVGMAFITGICDPPFNCAVSVFESQDLFLCALTVAHELGHNLGMNHDDQWCACEVEWCLMYAYRENTTKFSNCSYAQYYDTTRNPGMCIHSPPYTGYVSGLKFCGNRVVEEGEECDCGSVHQCERDPCCLLDCALRPGAACASGSCCKDCKFLPPGTLCRQQVSECDLPEWCNGTSHECPDDVYIQDGTPCMGGASCYAKTCNNPDVQCKEIFGREARSASEICYSEVNTQGNRFGHCGIVETTYVKCMAPDIMCGRIQCENVHKVPNLKEHSTVHQYHFNDTTCWGTDYHLGMSIPDIGEVKDGTVCAPGKICIGRKCASVNPVPQNCEPLHCSLRGVCNNRQHCHCRHGWAPPNCSYEGHGGSVDSGPPPTNRREGLSVVGNVGYTSALLAIPLITLLFYYFTVLSKKEKHTHTQVENKEEENEAKGTEENRVEENRVE; encoded by the coding sequence ATGACAGTGGGTGGGACCCTGATATATACCAGGATCACTCTTCCACTGCTCTTGCTTGGGGTATCTCTGTCCATTCATGGCCTCTCCCAAGCCAGGCCCTCTCAGCATTTCAGCTCCCCGGAAGTGGTGATCCCCTCGAAGGTGACCAGCAGGGGTAGAGGTGCAAAGGCTCCAGGATGGCTCTCCTACCGCCTGCGGATTGGGGGCCAGAGGCACATTGTCCACATGAGGGTCAAGAGGCTGTTGGTTTCCACACACCTCCCTGTGTTCACCTACACAGAGCAGCATGGCCTCCAGGAGGATCATCCCTTTGTCCTTGATGATTGTTACTATCATGGTTACGTGGAGGGGGCCTCCGAGTCTCTGGTTGCCCTCAGCAGCTGTTCTGGAGGTTTTCAAGGAATGCTACAGATAAATGACCTCATTTATGAAATCAAACCCATCAGGCACTCTTCCACATTTGAGCACCTGGTGTATCAGGTAGGCAGTGATAAGACAGAGTCCCCACACATGAGATGTGGGTTGACAGAAGCATCAATAACACGCCAAAAGGAGTTGCATGCATCATATAATTCTACTCTGAAACAAAGTTCTAATGTGGGCTGGTGGACTCACTGGAGATTTGTTGAGCTGGGAGTGGTTGTAGACCATGTTAGATTTCTTTATTCCCAAAGTAATGTGTCAGTAGTGTACAATGAAGTATCTCACGTTATCAATATAGTGGATGAATTTTATTACCTTATGCAAGTTGATATAACATTGATTGGTATTGAGATCTGGAATAAAAGAAATCCTATTTCTACAAGTAATGATCTAGGGGAAGTTTTGTGGGATTTTGCTGTTTGGAAGGATTCACATCTCGAATCCCGTCTTCACCATGATGCTGCACATCTTTTCATAAAAGAAGTACATGACCAAACAGTTGGTATGGCCTTTATTACAGGGATATGTGATCCCCCTTTTAACTGTGCAGTTAGTGTTTTTGAAAGCCAAGACTTATTTCTTTGTGCACTTACTGTGGCCCATGAACTTGGTCATAATTTGGGTATGAATCATGATGATCAGTGGTGCGCATGCGAAGTAGAGTGGTGCCTAATGTATGCCTACAGAGAGAACACAACTAAATTCAGTAATTGCAGTTATGCGCAATATTATGATACTACCAGGAATCCTGGAATGTGTATTCACTCTCCTCCATATACAGGGTATGTCTCTGGGTTGAAGTTCTGTGGGAACAGGGTGGTCGAAGAAGGAGAGGAGTGCGACTGTGGATCTGTACATCAGTGTGAACGTGATCCCTGTTGTCTTTTGGACTGTGCTCTGAGGCCTGGCGCTGCTTGTGCTTCTGGCAGTTGTTGCAAAGACTGCAAATTCTTGCCACCAGGGACTTTATGTAGACAGCAGGTCAGTGAATGTGACCTTCCAGAGTGGTGCAATGGGACATCACACGAGTGCCCGGATGATGTATATATACAGGATGGCACCCCCTGTATGGGTGGTGCCTCCTGCTATGCAAAGACATGTAATAACCCTGATGTTCAGTGCAAGGAGATTTTTGGCCGAGAGGCAAGGAGTGCGTCTGAGATTTGCTACAGTGAAGTGAACACCCAAGGAAATCGTTTTGGCCACTGCGGTATCGTAGAAACAACATATGTAAAATGTATGGCTCCTGATATCATGTGTGGGAGAATTCAGTGTGAAAACGTCCACAAAGTTCCCAATCTGAAGGAACACTCTACCGTGCACCAGTATCACTTCAATGATACCACTTGCTGGGGCACTGATTATCACTTAGGGATGTCCATACCTGACATTGGTGAGGTGAAAGATGGCACGGTGTGCGCTCCAGGAaagatctgcattggcaggaaatgTGCCAGTGTGAATCCTGTGCCACAAAACTGCGAGCCCCTGCATTGCAGCCTGAGAGGAGTCTGCAATAACAGACAGCACTGCCACTGTCGCCACGGGTGGGCACCTCCCAACTGCAGCTATGAAGGCCATGGAGGGAGCGTGGATAGCGGTCCACCTCCTACAAACAGGAGGGAAGGATTAAGCGTGGTAGGAAATGTGGGTTACACTTCGGCATTACTTGCGATTCCTTTGATAACTCTTCTTTTCTATTACTTCACTGTACTTTccaagaaagagaaacacacacacacacaagttgagaacaaagaagaagaaaatgaagcaaaggGAACAGAAGAAAATAGAGTGGAAGAAAACAGGGTGGAATAA